Proteins from one Sabethes cyaneus chromosome 2, idSabCyanKW18_F2, whole genome shotgun sequence genomic window:
- the LOC128735057 gene encoding dnaJ homolog subfamily C member 11 — MDDPEDLEYVEEDYYAFLNVPRNATPEEISSAYRNFSRIYHPDKHVDVRNKEKAEMMFNRTKKAYEVLSDPHQRAIYDSLGNKGLQTEGWELVHRTRTPAEIREEYERLAREREERRLQQKTNPRGNITVQINATDIFSKYEDDYDDGSLFPIIEVSGMSMSQSIEAPLSRTDTATLSGNLHLQNGVGSGNFLLSGRRLINKGWFEIDCGAGSGPVLGVKASRNLTNRLFLNGGTTVNFRQNAIIPGIAGTLAIQLDKHTVGYLTYNAGLQSSMSTTIEHNTDKYHYNLSATLGIPHCYLTASYTRKLVEQELKLRVALKGGTFGFLAEYGAEKKVSKYSSVVATVSVGVPTGVTLKVKVIRSTQTYLFPIHLSEEVIPAAIFYATITPLLTYFVLKKTIIDPMNEAAKQRNIEKVKEVNRTRMAEKRREAESAIALMGALYERIRKDEEKRKGLIIVSALYGKFEPDENVAIEQRDDLGFIQHNPNVIDVKIPLQCLVKESRLLLHGSTKSELPGFYDPCYGEDKLLRIDYEYQTKSYSVTMTDSEDIRIPNTVSI, encoded by the exons ATGGATGACCCCGAAGATCTGGAATACGTAGAGGAGGACTATTATGCATTTCTCAACGTGCCACGCAAT GCAACGCCGGAAGAAATCAGCAGTGCCTATAGGAACTTCAGTCGCATCTATCACCCGGATAAGCATGTGGACGTTCGCAATAAAGAAAAGGCAGAAATGATGTTCAACCGAACAAAAAAGGCCTACGAGGTGCTGTCGGATCCGCATCAGCGTGCGATATACGATTCACTCGGAAACAAGGGTCTTCAAACCGAAGGTTGGGAACTTGTTCATCGAACTCGGACGCCGGCCGAAATCCGCGAGGAATATGAACGGTTAGCTCGGGAGCGGGAAGAGCGGCGTTTACAGCAGAAAACCAATCCCCGAGGGAACATTACGGTGCAGATAAACGCGACGGACATCTTCAGCAAGTATGaagatgattacgatgatgggAGCCTATTTCCGATTATTGAAGTTTCTGGAATGAGTATGTCGCAATCGATAGAAGCCCCTCTGTCTAGAACGGACACGGCCACACTTTCCGGTAACCTACACTTGCAGAATGGCGTGGGCAGCGGGAACTTTCTGCTTTCCGGTCGGAGACTCATCAATAAGGGATGGTTCGAAATAGATTGTGGAGCCGGAAGCGGACCAGTGCTAGGTGTGAAAGCATCGAGGAATTTAACCAATCGGTTATTTCTGAACGGGGGTACAACCGTTAATTTTCGGCAAAACGCCATTATTCCCGGCATTGCTGGCA CTTTGGCAATTCAGCTTGATAAGCACACTGTTGGCTATCTGACTTACAACGCTGGGTTGCAAAGTTCCATGTCTACAACAATCGAGCACAACACGGACAAGTATCACTACAATCTAAGTGCAACTCTCGGAATTCCCCACTGTTACCTTACTGCCAGCTATACGAGAAAACTTGTCGAACAGGAGCTCAAACTGAGAGTAGCTTTAAA AGGTGGAACATTCGGTTTTCTCGCAGAATACGGTGCGGAGAAGAAAGTTTCTAAATACAGTTCGGTTGTAGCTACTGTAAGTGTTGGAGTTCCCACTGGAGTCACCCTTAAAGTCAA AGTCATCCGCTCGACACAGACGTACCTTTTTCCGATTCATCTGAGCGAGGAGGTTATTCCAGCGGCAATTTTCTATGCTACCATCACTCCTCTGTTGACGTATTTTGTGCTGAAGAAGACCATCATCGATCCAATGAATGAAGCTGCCAAGCAACGGAACATAGAGAAAGTGAAAGAAGTCAACCGAACGCG AATGGCAGAAAAGCGCCGTGAAGCGGAATCCGCTATCGCCCTGATGGGTGCTCTGTACGAGCGTATTCGCAAGGATGAAGAGAAACGCAAAGGGCTGATCATAGTGTCTGCGCTGTATGGCAAATTCGAACCGGACGAAAATGTGGCGATCGAACAGCGCGACGATCTTGGTTTTATACAGCACAATCCAAATGTAATTGACGTGAAAATTCCACTTCAGTGTTTGGTCAAAGAATCGCGTTTGCTCCTGCATGGTTCCACGAAG AGCGAACTACCCGGCTTTTATGATCCATGTTATGGAGAAGATAAACTGTTACGAATTGACTATGAGTATCAGACCAAATCGTACAGTGTAACGATGACCGATAGTGAAGATATTAGAATACCAAACACCGTAAGCATCTGA
- the LOC128737944 gene encoding succinate dehydrogenase cytochrome b560 subunit, mitochondrial-like: MAAIILRNGCRRMLLSGQSPAAPLLAARTIVLRSVQPENRPGESHDDRNARLKRPQSPHLTIYAPQLTSMLSITHRMTGMTLAGYATLLGLGALVLPHDANHYLTMLEGLNAPTLFALKFTLAYPFAFHATNGVRHLFWDLGKFLSIKEVYNTGYVMLLVSGAFATGLTFL; this comes from the exons ATGGCCGCTATCATTTTGAG AAATGGTTGCCGTCGTATGCTGCTGTCAGGTCAGAGCCCTGCTGCGCCATTGCTAGCTGCTCGTACCATTGTGCTGAGATCGGTTCAACCGGAAAACCGCCCAGGTGAATCGCACGATGACCGAAATGCACGGCTGAAGCGTCCGCAGTCGCCGCATTTGACGATCTACGCACCACAATTGACTAGTATGCTGTCTATTACGCATCGCATGACCGGGATGACTCTGGCCGGTTACGCTACCCTGTTGGGTCTAGGAGCTCTGGTTCTGCCACATGATGCCAATCACTATCTGACCATGCTGGAGGGTCTAAATGCGCCGACCTTGTTTGCCCTGAAATTTACACTGGCCTATCCTTTTGCGTTCCATGCTACCAACGGTGTGCGCCATCTCTTCTGGGATCTTGGCAAATTCCTGAGCATCAAGGAGGTATACAACACCGGTTATGTCATGCTGTTGGTTTCCGGTGCGTTTGCCACAGGGCTCACCTTCCTGTAA
- the LOC128735647 gene encoding zinc finger protein 436-like encodes MVRKCCVQGCNSNYDAVLRYSMSPISTFKFPDDPDLRSRWVQAVQRPEGWTPGRTACICIHHFQPEDILKADKPAKLKPDAVPLICEELLKRKHGPLIKRGRPKKSDAKSKETNSVECFGECEGADRLGPVGDLMEELILDFEDFTLRVEKTDSFEGWHHYRKGSVLHFYNIADENDDRAIQVENSFKIFADMTIYLFVREINQTDECLKSILGQELKLRRWSQFETILQRYDHILDTSNDLRDENVLLQAERTDDDILLFNEDDSLERESGKTEVSIEDENSHYRTNVKIVNIEIEEQTTSCEQIEFLSMDTNDQANDSDCMSLLRKNPLGTGKRRTQTTDDKCERRHVRDTIKALKMVRHKCFICDQEHENMEELEHHLPSHVDMLPYCCQRCVTQDVTLTTLASLNKHFLMHLKPLKCRTCDVRFSSYGTRLLHEENSHVNKGPIPCEFCGKILRSSRGYQHHVKVHSNPEAVKCQVCEKQLSSSYELKLHLRVHTKEKPNKCPFCSASFNRVSNLVAHKRRFHSKEKPFVCPDCNDRFRTSLELKRHAAAHNPESCDAISEKQNRRLNSVAATDLHKLYHCKVCDKHLPTRISYHSHMRKHRKRYQCSFCGLQIGQRRDFIDHENTHTGNRPYKCEICSKRFQTSSTYYGHRTIHSGIKRFACNDCDRRFSRLSHLIVHKKTHSAPKEEQFVCKSCNKTYADRGAYNMHLESHKVHQQSLKSAALTEQAQTSITFRTVSEATPYVAIRQASSTTEQVQQFIHTNDGQEAILVSADVIVPHSIIILQQ; translated from the exons ATGGTGCGAAAATGCTGCGTTCAGGGGTGCAACTCTAACTATGATGCAGTCCTACGTTATAGTATGTCACCAATCAGTACCTTCAAATTTCCCGACGATCCCGATCTTCGAAGCCGCTGGGTTCAGGCTGTGCAGAGACCCGAAGGCTGGACGCCTGGCCGTACAGCGTGTATTTGTATTCATCATTTTCAGCCAGAGGATATTCTAAAAGCTGATAAACCAGCCAAGCTGAAACCGGATGCGGTTCCTTTGATTTGTGAGGAACTTTTAAAGAGGAAACACGGTCCGTTGATAAAGCGTGGGCGACCGAAGAAAAGTGATGCAAAAAGTAAAGAAACCAATAGCGTTGAATGTTTTGGCGAGTGCGAAGGTGCAGATCGTTTAGGGCCTGTAGGTGATTTGATGGAAGAGTTGATTCTTGACTTTGAAGACTTTACTCTACGGGTAGAGAAAACCGACAGTTTCGAAGGTTGGCACCATTATAGAAAGGGCAGTGTTTTGCATTTCTATAACATAGCAGATGAAAATGACGATAGAGCCATTCAAGTCGAAAATAGCTTTAAGATTTTTGCAGATATGACCATCTATCTATTTGTGAGAGAAATTAACCAAACTGATGAGTGTCTGAAATCGATTTTGGGCCAGGAACTGAAGCTTCGGCGGTGGTCACAATTTGAGACTATTTTGCAAAGATATGATCATATTTTAGATACTTCAAATGATCTAAGAGACGAGAACGTTTTACTGCAAGCTGAACGAACTGATGATGATATACTCCTTTTTAACGAGGATGATAGTTTAGAGCGAGAATCTGGAAAGACGGAAGTGTCAATCGAAGATGAAAACAGTCATTACCGTACCAATGTTAAAATAGTCaatattgaaattgaagaacAAACTACCTCGTGTGAACAAATTGAATTTCTGTCAATGGATACAAACGATCAAGCCAATGACAGCGATTGCATGTCTTTATTAAGAAAGAATCCGCTTGGAACTGGTAAGCGCCGTACGCAGACTACCGATGATAAATGCGAACGCAGGCATGTCAGAGATACTATTAAAGCCCTTAAGATGGTTCGACATAAATGTTTTATATGCGACCAAGAACACGAAAATATGGAAGAGCTTGAACATCACCTGCCCAGTCACGTCGATATGTTACCCTATTGTTGCCAAAGATGTGTAACTCAGGACGTAACGTTAACGACGCTGGCGTCTTTGAATAAGCACTTCCTTATGCATTTGAAGCCGTTAAAATGTCGCACTTGTGATGTGCGGTTTTCAAGCTATGGAACTCGATTGCTGCATGAAGAAAACAGCCACGTAAATAAAGGACCTATACCGTGCGAGTTTTGCGGAAAGATACTTCGTTCGTCGCGGGGGTATCAGCATCATGTGAAG GTTCATAGCAATCCGGAAGCCGTTAAGTGCCAAGTCTGTGAAAAACAGTTGTCTTCGAGTTACGAGCTGAAATTACATCTGCGAGTTCACACAAAAGAAAAACCGAATAAATGTCCATTCTGCAGTGCATCCTTTAACAGAGTTTCGAATCTAGTTGCACATAAGCGACGTTTCCACAGCAAAGAAAAGCCATTCGTGTGTCCAGATTGTAACGATCGGTTCCGGACCAGTTTGGAACTTAAAAGACACGCTGCTGCTCACAATCCTGAATCGTGTGATGCCATAAGCGAAAAACAAAATCGACGGTTAAACTCTGTTGCAGCTACGGATTTGCACAAACTTTACCACTGCAAAGTATGTGATAAGCATTTGCCTACTCGAATAAGTTATCATTCTCACATGCGTAAGCATAGAAAACGCTATCAgtgtagtttttgtggtctACAAATCGGACAGAGAAGGGATTTTATTGATCACGAAAATACACACACCGGTAATCGTCCCTATAAGTGTGAGATTTGTTCAAAACGGTTTCAAACATCATCGACGTATTACGGTCACCGGACGATCCACTCTGGCATAAAACGGTTTGCCTGTAATGATTGTGATCGCCGTTTCAGCAGACTTAGCCACTTGATTGTGCACAAAAAAACTCATTCAGCGCCGAAAGAGGAGCAGTTTGTTTGCAAATCGTGTAATAAAACTTACGCGGATCGAGGAGCATACAATATGCACCTGGAATCTCACAAAGTTCATCAACAGTCGCTAAAGAGTGCGGCTTTAACTGAACAGGCACAAACTTCGATTACGTTCCGGACCGTTTCGGAAGCTACTCCGTATGTGGCGATTCGGCAGGCTAGCTCCACTACCGAACAAGTTCAGCAGTTCATCCATACTAATGACGGACAAGAGGCAATCTTGGTTTCTGCCGACGTAATTGTTCCTCACAGTATCATAATATTACAACAGTag
- the LOC128734463 gene encoding GPI mannosyltransferase 1 — protein sequence MLSFKKHLMISIAIRGFLVYYGEVQDNLSDIQYTDVDYRVITDGASHVLALNSPYKRHTYRYTPLLAYLVVPNLLLHHTFGKLIFSLFDVLIGLLIKWILLNCYRENKISIEKKLLKLETLNNRNKYLIKRKNEVLNSNNETLPPRYIRMAELSAYFWLYNPLTMVIATRGNGDCVSCSLVLIALYYLLQNKQSLAQFFLAGVFLGMSIHFRLYPVGFCLAFYLAIADKSLNTPAEYLNAILMPNAKQLVLVLGTVVSLAVTTIFFYLLYGHQYLYESILYHLIRKDTRHNFSLYFYMQYLGSNQEATGMLEKVLTFLPQLILILMLTMRYGKHRQTIGFALFAIAFVMVTYNPVVTSQYFVWFLSLLPLSVKNFRNIGFRKAIFIPVMWFISQGGWLLPAYLLEFKGWNTFEFVWIQSIVFFFSNILILQILITNYDVSYNYKID from the coding sequence ATGTTATCATTTAAGAAGCATCTTATGATTAGTATCGCCATTCGTGGATTTCTGGTTTATTATGGCGAAGTGCAGGATAATCTTTCGGATATTCAGTACACAGATGTTGATTATCGTGTAATAACCGATGGTGCTAGTCATGTTCTTGCTTTAAATTCGCCGTACAAACGGCACACATATCGTTACACACCGCTATTAGCGTATCTTGTAGTACCTAATTTGCTTCTACATCATACATTTGGAAAGCTGATTTTTTCCCTATTTGACGTATTGATCGGTTTGTTGATCAAATGGATCTTGCTGAACTgttatcgagaaaataaaatttcgataGAGAAAAAGCTTTTGAAGTTGGAAACACTCAACAATCGCAACAAATATTTAATCAAACGAAAAAATGAAGTGCTTAACAGCAATAATGAAACTCTACCGCCTAGGTACATAAGAATGGCCGAATTGAGCGCTTATTTTTGGTTATACAACCCATTAACTATGGTAATAGCAACAAGGGGAAACGGAGATTGTGTTTCCTGTTCGTTGGTTCTTATAGCGCTATATTACCTGCTGCAGAACAAACAATCCCTAGCTCAGTTTTTCTTGGCTGGCGTTTTCCTGGGAATGTCAATTCATTTCCGTTTATATCCAGTCGGATTTTGCCTTGCATTCTATTTGGCGATTGCTGACAAATCGCTCAACACTCCAGCGGAATATCTTAACGCAATTCTAATGCCAAACGCAAAACAGCTGGTTCTAGTGCTGGGAACTGTCGTTTCCTTGGCGGtgacaacaatttttttctatcttttgtatgGCCACCAGTATCTATACGAATCTATACTGTACCATCTCATTCGCAAGGACACGCGACACAATTTTTCGCTCTACTTCTATATGCAGTACCTTGGTTCTAACCAGGAAGCGACTGGTATGTTGGAGAAAGTTCTCACATTTCTACCGCAgctgattttgattttgatgctAACGATGCGCTACGGAAAACACCGTCAAACGATTGGTTTCGCTTTGTTCGCCATTGCATTTGTGATGGTTACCTACAACCCAGTAGTCACTTCGCAGTACTTCGTCTGGTTTCTTTCGCTGTTGCCGTTGAGTGTGAAAAACTTCAGAAATATTGGTTTTCGAAAAGCCATTTTTATTCCCGTTATGTGGTTCATTTCTCAGGGCGGTTGGTTGCTGCCGGCATATCTGCTCGAGTTCAAGGGTTGGAATACCTTTGAGTTCGTCTGGATACAGAGCATCGTATTTTTCTTCTCCAATATTCTGATACTgcaaattttgataacaaacTATGATGTTAGTTACAATTATAAAATCGATTGA
- the LOC128737943 gene encoding probable oligoribonuclease — MVRRLLGHLLQFQRQLGSTTLTMSASSVKVKSPSVHNLVWIDMEMTGLDVQNDKILEIACIVTNKNLELLEPGIDIVIHQPEEVLGMMNDWCVINHGKSGLTQAVRNSRVGLSEAEEIVLEFVKKHCPPKGCPLAGNSVYMDRMFLANYMPRLNDYLHYRIVDVSTIKELCKRWNGAVFSRVPSKQLNHRALDDIGESIKELRFYRPYMFADKKP, encoded by the exons ATGGTGCGGAGATTACTGGGACATTTGCTGCAATTCCAGCGGCAATTAG GTAGTACTACGCTTACAATGTCAGCCTCATCAGTCAAGGTAAAAAGTCCCTCCGTGCACAATCTGGTGTGGATAGACATGGAGATGACGGGTTTGGATGTGCAGAATGATAAAATCCTCGAAATCGCCTGCATAGTGACTAACAAAAATTTAGAACTTCTTGAACCTGGAATCGATATTGTTATACATCAACCGGAAGAAGTGTTAGGAATGATGAACGACTGGTGCGTGATTAATCACGGGAAAAGTGGTCTGACTCAGGCTGTAAGAAACTCCCGAGTAGGCTTGTCCGAAGCTGAAGAGATTGTGTTGGAGTTTGTGAAAAAGCATTGCCCACCGAAAGGCTGCCCACTGGCGGGTAATTCGGTCTACATGGACAGGATGTTCCTGGCTAACTACATGCCACGGCTGAACGATTATCTGCACTATCGAATCGTGGATGTCAGCACCATAAAAGAACTGTGTAAGCGTTGGAACGGAGCCGTTTTTAGCCGTGTTCCCTCCAAGCAGCTCAACCATCGTGCATTGGATGATATCGGGGAAAGTATAAAAGAGTTGCGGTTCTACCGGCCCTACATGTTTGCCGACAAGAAGCCTTAG